DNA from Thermococcus argininiproducens:
GAAAACCTCTGAGACCCGGAGATATAGCTAAAATTGCCGGGCTAGATAAAAAAGAAGTTAGTGAAGCAATCAAAAAGCTCAAAAAAGAAGGGAAGATCATATCTCCAAAGAGATGCTACTATGCCCCAGCTGAGTGAGTCTTCCGTTTATTTTATTAACTCAAAGCTCTTCTATATCTTTTGGGGGTTGAAATGGAGGAAATGTTAAAAGAAGCAAGTAATTTTTATGAGGACGAATATAGCGACTCAGTACTATACGCTTTCCTCAGCAGAGGAGAGAAGGATCCAAAGTTAAAAGAAGAGTTTTTAAGATTATCCCAGATAGAGTCAAGCCATGCAAAGTTCTGGTATGATTTCCTAGTTAGAAGGAAGATTGTACCAAAAAAGGTCAAAATCAGCAAGTTTAAGCTTTTCTATGTAAAGTTTCTTAGAAAATTGCTAGGCCCAGGTACAATGGTTTCACTTCTCGAAATGGGTGAGAACTCTGCCATTCAAAAATACTTCAAATTTCTCACAAAATACAAACTCAATGATGAAGAAAAAAAGATAGTCTCAAGCATAATTCTAGATGAACTCGAGCATGAGCGCTTTTTCTATGAAAGCAAAAAACGTTTTCACGTTGAGCACGTAAGGGACTTTGTCCTCGGAATGAACGATGGACTTGTTGAGCTTTTAGGAGCAGTTACAGGACTTTCAGCAGTTTACCTCTATAATCCCAAGATAGTAGGAATAAGCGGCCTAATAGTAGGGGTTGCTGGAGCCCTTTCCATGGGAATAGGAGCTTTTATTTCAGTTCGCTCCCAGCGACAGGTAAACGAGAGCGTAAGACAGAGACTGGAAGTTCTTTTCAAAGTTTCCCCAGAAAGGGCTAAGGAGGAACTTATGACAAAGTTGCTCGAAAGTGGAATGCCAAAAAATATTGCAACAGAAGTCGCGGAAAAACTCTCTTCAAATGAAAATGCAATCATCAACCTTCTTGTGCAGGGAGGAGAAGAAAATGAAATCCGTTCTGCCATCTATACAGGTCTAGCATATCTAACCGGAGTTGCCTTCCCAGTGGTTCCCTATTTTCTCGCTTCATCCTCCCTTATTGCATTGCCATTCTCAATCCTATTAGCTGGTACAGCGTTAGCTCTTGTTGCAACTGCAATCTCAATCCTTTCAGGAATTTCAATAAGAAAAAAGATAGGAGAGATGGTAACAACTGGACTGGGAGCAGCGTTTTTGAGTTATCTCTTCGGAAGATTGATGGAGAGCATATTCCACATCTCAACTCTTTAAATCTTTGCCTATGGCAGAGAATGTTTATGAAGTGGAATAACCACTGGGACACCAGAGACTTCGTGAATAACCACCTTTACTCCATAAACTTCTTCAAAGAGTCTTGGTTTGAGAATCTCTTTACCTCCATCAGCTACTATTTCTCCATTTTTCATGAAAATAAATCTCTCAGCAAAACGAAGAGCTAGATTTACATCATGCATAACGATTATTGATGTTCCACCAGATGACACAAAATTTTTTGCTATTTCCATGACATCTAATTGGCTTTTTAAGTCAAGATTGTTAGTTGGTTCATCCATTAGAAGGATTTTCGGTTCTTGAGCCAAGGCCCTCGCTATACTTACTTTTTGGAGTTCTCCACCACTCAACCTATTGCTATGTTTTAAAGCAAGATGTGAGATGTCGAGCTTTTTGAGGGTACTAGTCACCACCTCTATATCTCTTCTAGAAGGTCTAAGACCCATATATGGCCTTCTACCTAGAAGAACCATGTCAAAAACTGTCATAAACCCAGGAATAATCCTCTGTGGGACGTATGCAAGAAGTTTTGCCAGTTCATCTCTAGAATATTCTTGAATAGACCTCTCCAAGACTTCAACTCCAGAACACTGAAGAAGCCCTGCAATGCACTTTAATAGAGTACTTTTTCCAGCACCATTCGGCCCAAGGATAGCAACAAATTCTCCCTCCTCAACCTCAAGAGTTATCCCCTTTAACACATCAGAACCATTGTATGTGAAATAAAGTCCCTTAACTTTCACAGCTTTCATCGCCGTCCCTCCATCCTTATAAGAAGGTAAATGAACATGGGGGCACCAAGAAAAGACGTTACAACACCAACAGGTAGGGTCATTGGTGAAAAGACTAACCTTGCAACAGTATCAGCCACAAGGAGAAGAAGACCTCCTGCTAGAGCCGATAATGGAATTAAAAAGCGATAATCCCCTCCGACTAAGAGTCTAATAGCATGTGGGGCTATCAACCCCACAAATCCTATAACTCCCACAAAAGCTACACTCACTGCCGTAATCATGGCCGCAAGGAAGGTAGAGATCAATCTAACTCTCTCAACATCAACACCAACTGATTTAGCCACATCATCTCCTATAGCAGAGGCATTTAAATCCCAGCGTTTTATAATGAAGTACGTGAGCACGGGAATAAAGACAGCTAAAAGTATCATATCTTCCTGCCATGTTGCTCTACCAAGATCTCCAAAGCTCCAATAAACCATGGCAGCAAGTTGCAACTCATTAGCAAAATACTGGACAAGTGTTGTTAGGGCAATAAAAAGGGAACTCATAGCAACCCCGGCTAGAATTATTGCCTCAGGACTCAGACCTTTTAGCTTAGCAAGAGCTAGGATAACTATTGTAGCACTTATTGCTCCAAAGAAAGCAAAGAGAACAACTGTATAAGGATTGTCTAGGATTATCCTGCCTGAACTTTCTGCATAACCTGCCCCTAATAATATAGCAAAGGATGCGCCAAACATAGCCCCATGAGAAACCCCCATTGTAAATGGGGTCGCCAGAGGGTTTCTAAGAAAGCCCTGCATAACTGCTCCTGCTATGGCCAGAGATGCTCCCACAATAATTCCTGCGATCACCCTAGGAAGACGAATATTCCAAATGACAAGATGGGCACTTTCACTTCCTACTCCAACGAGCGCATTGAAAACCTCTTCTAAGGAAAGTCTATAACCACCACGCGCTATGGAATAGAGACTAACAAAAACAAGAAGAAAAGAAAGAAAAATACCAACCAACACTTTTCTAGCAATGTAATGCTCATAGTTCATATGCATCACGGTGAAGTGGGTAAGGAATATTCAACAGTCCCATTTGCCAATTCAATTCTACCAAATCCGCCAAATTGAGTGGCCATTTCTTTGTAAACTGGCTTTCCAACTAGGAATGTATATATTTCATCAGCCCTTTCTACTGGATCCACATCCCTAAAACGCTCCGGGTATAGTATTTTCCCAATGAAATACGTGTCTGCTAGAGCAGTCCCAATATTGGTTGTGTAAAAGTTGTATGGTAGTATACCATAGATGTTACCCTCTTTTACAGCAGTTAATGAGTTATAGAACTCTGGATTCTTGTTGTAGTCATCAAGCACGAGGCTTAACCCGCCTTCATCAAGAAATAGATATTCTGGGTTCCACTCAAGGAGCTTTTCTTTGTCTATAAACTTATGACCTTCGCCAAGCTCCTCGGCCACATTATTGGCATGTAATACGACAAAAGGCGGGTATTTGGCTTCGGTGCTCTCTATCCCATGTGCTCCCTTATAACCTATACCCCCAATGTAGACACTGGGACTTTTAGTGTTCTCAGTACGCTTTATGAGGTCTTCCTGTATAGACCTAATGAAGTTCAGAACGTCTTCAGCACGCTTCTCATTTCCAAGGATCTTACCTGCTAATTCAATAGATCTAAATAGCTCTTCATCTTCAAATGTGGTCAATTGGCCATAACTAAGGACAATTACTGGGATACCGGTCTTCTCCTGTATTTCATCGGCTGTTTTGCTATCAACATAGGTTATGAATATAACATCTGGTTTGAGATTAATCAATGCCTCGAGATCAGGAAGCTTCCCTGGTCCCCCGGGTCCTATAATAGGGAGATTTTTAAGTTCCGGATGAGCCATTATGTAGGGCCTACCATAAGAATAACGCTTCTCAAACTCTTCGACACCTACCACCTTATCAGTGGCATTTAGGTAAACCACTAGTCTTAAAGCACCAGGTCCTGTCGCAACAACTTTAGTGACCTCTGATGGAACCTCAACGTTTCTTCCCAGCAAATCAGTGACAGTGATGTATTGAGTACTTGTAGAAGTGCTGCTAGTTATTGAGCTTTGTGAGCTATTTATACATCCACTGATTAAAAGAATCAACAACATACCGAGCAAAAGTGGAATCTTCTTCATTTTATCACCTCCTAAAACTATTAACCTCCACTATCCCCCTCCCAATTACGGCATAATATCTTTCTCCCGCGCATCTCAAACAAACTTGCTCACTATCGAAAGATACTGCCCTTGTAGACATTACAAGCTCATTGCACTTAGCACAGCGAACACTTTCAAATATTGGAGCTTGTTCAACTGGCGGAACCCTAACTTTTTCAATCTTAAATTCATCTTTTGGGAGTTTTAACATGGCCCTTGCCGCCTCTTCCCAAAGTTCCCAAAGGCGTTTTCTTTCCTCAGGTGTTCCTTTCCTTTCTCTGACAACTTTAGTGAAGAGTTCCACAGCGCCCGAGGGATAGTGCTTTCTCAATTTTTCTGCATCAGCATAAACTCTAACTCCTTCCCAGGTTGAGCGTTTGACAAGCGTGAGAGCAGTTTTTCCGAGGTCCCAATATATAAGAGAATTGTTTCCCAATGTACAGCCTGTTGTCACTTGAACACCATCTGTGAAGCAACTATTAATCTCAACTATTGCCAAGATGCTTTCATCAACACTTTCAGAATGATCAACTCTTCTAACGCCAAGCTCTTCCATAGCTATTAATGAAGCCCTAATGCCAAGAGCAAGATACGGACAGACATGTCCATGAAATTGCCTAGCGTATTCAAGGATTTCTTCAACTTTTCCTTCCTTAATAAGTTGATTGATCATGAACACGGTATCACCAAGAGCCATTATAGTGACACATTTTTAATATTTTTTAAATATTAGTGTTACTAACCAAAGGTTCACAAAAAATGTGCATATGCACAAAGTTTATATTTGAAACCTCTTTCATTATTTTGGTGGTGTAAATGAGAATAGCAATACCTGCTGAGGATGACAAAGGCCTAGAAAGCAACGTAAGTAGGCATTTTGGAAGAGCTAAATACTTTGTTTTTGTTGATCTTGAAAATGGTAAAATTAAAAATACTGAAGTTGTGGAAGTGCCTTTTGATAAACATGGACCTGGAGACTTGCCAAATTTCATCAAGGAGAACGACAGCAAAGTAATTTTAGCTTATGGAATGGGAAGGAGAGCAATAGAATATTTCAACAACCTCGGTATTGAAGTTATTACTGGAGCTCATGGCAAAATCAAAGATATAGTTGAGGCATTTATTCACCAAGTTCTTGAAATTGATCCCTACTGGAAAAAGAAGATTGAAGAAGACAAAAAGAGAGAAGGACACCACGAACACAGTTGTCATACCTAAACTTCTCTCTACCTAAGTGAACTACCTCGCCCTTACGGACGAGGCTTCGTGAGAGTTCATTTGGCATCCCGTTACCGGTAGCCTCACTCTCACGGGCCGGTTCACGCGGCCACTACCAGCTATCCTCCCAACGGAGGAATCGCCGGCTACCTCTTAAATCACTGAACCAGTCGTTACTATTGGTAAGAGTATTTAAACCTTTCGGCCTTTTATCCCTTTCCGAAAGAGGTCTTCCCGCCCGATTATAAACATACTTTGAAACAGAGGCCCTCATATCACTATTGAAACAAAAATACAGGGAGGAGAAAAGTTCAATGAGTTTCACTTTTTATAAGCCACATAAATATCTGCTTCTATGATTTTCATATTTTTTGTGACATAATGATGCACAAAATATAAGTTCCCCTGCGCATCCAGCACCGGCTCCCCAGCAAAGTTAGAAACTATTTCCTCTGGCTCCCTCCATCCGTCTTTTGTTTTCAAAGATCTAAATATTGCAGGGCCGGGATATCCAAGCCGACTTTGCCCGGTGAACCATAATTCATTGCCCTCTGGAGTTATGAAAGGCTGATCCTCATTAAGTTCGCTGTTTATATTTGGGACCTTTCTCGGATTCACCCATAACCCGTTTACATAATCCATCATGCATATGTCCCCACCACATCCCTGACCTCCTCCCTGTTTTTTAAGGTGGGGAGGTTTGAGGAGCTTCATTAAAGCCCATTTTGATTGGGCTTTTCAACCCCTCCGGGAGGGTCTTCCCTAAATGATAAATATCTTTGTTGTTATTCTTAATACATGGAGAGAAAACTCAAAGTTGCCTTGCTCCTCTCACTACTGTCACCTTTCTTCGGTGAAGTAATGAGTGGATCAACTCCCCCTCTGGAAATCATAAACCCCTTCAGTCTCCTCTTTTTATGGGCCTTTTATGGAGGGGGTGTTCTTTTAATTAGAGAAGCATGGATACGATGGGACAGAGGTTATCTCCGACTTATGCTCCTTGGAATTGCATATGGCATCATAGAAGAAGGCTTGGCTGTTAAATCCTTTTTTGACCCAAACTGGATGGATTTAGGAGTTTTGGCAACCTATGGTAGAATCTTCGAGACAAATATGGTATGGGCAGTTTGGCTCTCCATTTTTCACGCAGTCTTCAGTATTTCCATCCCAATTCTCTTAATTGAGATTTTTTATCCAGACTTTAAAGAAAAATCATTATTAGCAAAAAGAGGATTGAAAATAACGTTTGTAGCTTTTGTATCTGCTTTGATAATAACGTTTTTCCTGTTGAACCCCTATTCACCCCCATTGATTCAGTATTTCCTAACTTTTCTGCTTGCTCTTTTTTTGATTTTCGAGGTAAAAAGAATAAGAAAAAACCTATCCATAGAGTGGGAGTTTGTCCAAAGACACCCAATGTTATATGGAACATTCTTTACTATTTCCCTTTTTATTCTCTATTTGATCATACCAAATACAAAAATTCCTTTTGTAATTCCATTGCTTTTAGGCCCTGTAATCACTGTCCATTTATACGGCCAAATGAGGAATTTAAACACAAAACAACTACTTGCGCTTGTGCTGGGGCTCTTAGGCCCATTTCTTCTTTTTTATGATATAGTACTAGAACTTAATGGAATTTTTGGTATGTCCATTGTTGGTATCGGAACATTCTTAATTTTGCTCAAAAAATACCTAGAGTTGAAATAGGGGGTTAAAAGAGGATAAGAGGAACAAGTTCTCACTCCAATTCAGAAGCTTCATAAAGTGCTATTTCCTCACTTTCATCAATGAATTTTGCCTCGTACGTTTTAGTTTCCCCATTAGTTGTGACTTCCATAATAACCCTCTTGGGGGAAAGTTTCTCCCCAGTGGTGACTTCCTTAGTTTCTATGGCCTGAGTAAAGAAATCTCCTTTTCTTTCAAATTTAAAAACAAGCGTGTCTTCTCGCATCTCATAACCCTTATAAATAGCCCCTCCCATTCGAAAGGTAGCTTTAAGTTTTATTATTCTTTCTTTATTTTCCCTAGAAGAATTCTGGAAATACACTAAACCTGCAACTGCAATGAAAATTAAAATTAAAATAACAATTGGCTTTCTCATAATGTTCACCAATTTAGGATTCGTTTAAAAATATAAAAGCTTGGCGAAAGGTTCAAACTCGTTTGAAGTTAAACTTTGAGTAGCTTTTTTAGTCTTTCTTCCACTTCCTCTTTTCTCCTCACTAAGTTTTGCCTGTCAACTTCTCCACCTTTCTTTAGATAAACTAACGTTGGAACATTCAATATCTCAAAAGTCTGGGCCACCCTAGGATATTTCTCTATATCAACTTCCCAAAATTCTACTTCCTTGTACTTCTCACTAAGTTCATGCATAAATGGTTCAATCATCTTGCATGGAGGGCAGCCGGGAGAAGAAAACCAAAGGAGGGTATATTTAGCCCTCTTGATCACTTCAAAATCTCCATCAAATTCTTTAATCATTCTTAACCACCTCAAATCCTAGTCCTCTTTAATAAGAGGGAGTTACTCACAACGCTCACACTACTTAATGACATTGCACCTGCAGCCCACTCTGGCTGGAACTGGATTCCAAGTAAGATATAACCCAGTCCTGCAGCTATTGGGATTAGGACTAAGTTGTATATCATTGCCCAGAAGAAATTCTGCTTGATCTTTGAAAGGGTCTTTTGACTAAGCTTTATTGCCTTGACAACATCCCTTATGTCATTTTTCATAAGGACTATCTCACCACTTTCCATTGCTATATCGGTTCCTGAGCTTACTGCTATGCCTATGTCTGCTTGAGCAAGTGCTGGGGCATCATTAATACCATCTCCAACAAAAATGACCACTTCTCCCTTTTCTTGGAGCTTCTTGACCTCGTTGGCTTTGTCTTGCGGAAGGACCTCGGCAAGGATGTAGTCTATGTTGAGTTGCTTTGCTATTGCATTTGCAGTCCTCTTATTGTCCCCAGTAATCATGCCTACTTTCTTGCCCATTTTGTGCAGTTCCTCAATAGCTTCCTTTGCATGCTCCTTTATTGTGTCTGCAATTCCAATGATGCCGACTATCTCATCGTCTATAGCTATTATTATGGCAGTTTTCGCTTCATCTTCGAGCTTGTGGAGCGTCTTTTCAATGCGCTCTATTGAGTATCCGTTCTCTCTGAAGAGCTTTCTGTTTCCAGCTAAGACTTCTCTTCCATGCACCTTAGCCTTAACACCTTTTCCAGTAATTGCCTCAAACTGTTCAGGCTCTTCCAACTCCAAGCCAAGCTCTTGGGCTTTTCTAACGATTGCTTCTCCCAAGGGATGCTCTGAGCGCTTTTCGGCAGATGCCACCAATTCTAAAAGCTCCTTCTCGTCTATGCCAAAAGTCACTATATCCGTAACCTCTGGCTTTCCTTTAGTTAGGGTTCCTGTCTTGTCAAAGAGCACTACTGTGGCCTTTCTCGCTATCTCCAAGACCTCACCGTTCTTAATTAAAATTCCCATCTCAGCCCCTTTGCCCATTCCAACTGTTAGGGCCGTTGGAGTTGCCAGTCCAAAGGCACATGGGCATGCTATCACTAAGACGCTGATCAGCGTAGTGAATGCAAAGATAAGAGGTTGCTTTGCTATGAATCCCCAATATGCAAAGGAAATTAAGCCTATTGTCAATACTACAGGAATAAAGTAAGTCACTATCCTATCAGCTATCCTTTGTATTGGTGGTCTAGTGTTCTGAGCTTCCTCAACGAGTTTAATTATTTGAGCTAAAACCGTGTCTCCTCCAACTCTTTTTGCCTCAATCTTTAAGACAGAGTTTCTGTTTATAGTTCCACCAATAACTTCATCATCTTTCTTCTTCAAATTTGGAATCGGTTCTCCTGTAATCATAGATTCATCAACATAGCTTTCCCCTTCAAGGACTATACCATCGACCGGTATTTTCTCCCCAGGTTTAACAATCACAATGTCTCCAACTTTAACTTGACTTACAGGTATCTCAATTTCCTTTCCATCCCTGATTACAGTTGCTTTCTTGGCCTGCAGACCCATGAGCTTCTTAATTGCCTCGCTAGTTCTGCCTTTTGCTACGTGTTCCAAATACCTACCCAAAAGCAAGAATGCTAATAAGAGCACACTAGCTTCATAGAAGTTGTATTCTCTGGGCAAAATACCAAGTGTTGCAAGCACACTAGCAATGTACGCTGAGCCTACACCCATTGAGTACATCACATCCATGTTGAGCGTCTTATGTCTTAAAGACCTAACTGCTTTTAGGAACATTTCTTTTCCTGAGTATGCTATGACTGGCGTTGCTAAGGCAAACTGTATCCAAAGCATGTAAGGAATCTCAAAGTCAAAGCCCAAAAGCCATCTATAAGTCATTAGAGTTATAATTCCGCCGAATGTCCAAGCGACAATAAGCTTTTTCTTCATATCTTTTAGATGTCTATCTCTTGCTTCTTTTTCAATATCCACACTCTCTTCCCCTTCAACACCCAAGAATTGATAACCAAACTCTTCTATGGTCTTTTGAATATCTTCCATATCCACTAATGTTGGATCATAACTGACAGTTGCCTTCTCAGTGGCAAGGTTTACTTTAACATCCAGTACTCCTGGCAACTCCTTTAGAGCAACTTCTATCGTTTTTACACATGAGGCGCAGGTCATGCCGCCGATTTTAATTACTGCATCTCTCTTTTCTCTTACGACACCATAGCCAACACTCTCTATTGCTCTAATGATTTGAGTTATATTAACCATAGATTCGTCGAATTTAACATACGCACTTTCTGTCGCTAAGTTTACTTTAACATCCTTTATACCCTCTAATTCTCTAAGCGCTACCTCTATAGTTTTAGCACAGGAAGCACAACTCATTCCGGTAATTTTAATATTCACGTCCATGAGATTCACCTCTGTTATATAGTCTATTAGAAGAATTATTGAAGTTATTTCTTAACAAAATGTAAAATAACATAGGAAAATTTTTATAGTTTGATAACCATGATAAATGTGAATACCTGCAGGAGGGTCTAAATGGTAAAGCTTGATGAAATTGACTTAAAACTCATATATCTACTGAGAGACAACTCAAGGCTTAGCATCTCTGAATTAGCAGAGATTTTAGGAGTAAGTAGGCCCACTGTAAGAGCAAGAATAGAAAAATTAGAAAAAGAGGGAATAATCAGAGGGTATACAATAAAAATTTCTCCAGAACTTGAGAGAGCGGAGAATATAGTAATAATGATCATCAAAACCGAAACTCCTGAAAAACTTGAAGAATTTGATGAGATTATCGAGATTAATAAGTTTACAAGCAAAAAGTATATTATAAAGATTGCAGTAGAAAACATGGAGCAGCTTAGGCAAGTTGTTGAGAAGGCCGGGTTTGAAGTAATTGAGATAATGCCAGTACTAGAGATGAGAGAACGAGAGAGACCAATAAAGATAAGAGTCCCATTTAAATGTGATTATTGTGGAAAGGACATTGTCGAGGAACCTATAGTATATAAGTATCGCAATAAAGTGTACTTCTTCTGCTGCGAAACTTGTTTTAGAGAGTTTAAAAAAGCAAGAGAGAATTTAGAGAAGGTTAGACTATCCAAGGAACAAAAGATAAAGAATACTCACAGTAACCAAAATCACACCCATGGCTAGATCCCCTCTTCCGCTCATCTTTGAGAGTTTGTCGACTGCTACTCCAAGTTTTGTATACTTATTGCCGTAATGGAACCCTAGGGTGACCAAGACCAGAGGAAAGACTGATATCCCAACAAATATAGCCAAAAGAGCTGCTCTAACACCTAATGAAAATCCATCCGAAAGGAGAGAAGTCACTAAGAGGTATGAAGGAAGAATACATGAAAGCGAGAAGAAAGACATGAGACCTCCTACTAAAAAAGCGCTAGACGGTGAAGTCGCTTTTTCTAGTATCCTATTACTTTTTTCTCTCAAAGGATTGTTAGGAGAGATTTTCACATAGCCAAGTGAAGAAAGTATTTTATAAATTCCTACTATAATCCCAAAAGCTACTACAAAATACCTTAAAAACAGGAATTTTCCGTGAAGATTCATCAAAGCAGAGGCTATTATGGTATAACCTAGAAAAGCGCCTGCAGTAAAGGAAAGGCCCACTTTAAGTATTTTATTTTCATCCAGTAGAGCTATCATTGATAAGAGAAATACTATCATCAAGAAAACAGAAGGCCTAAATGCATTTAGAATCCCAAGTGCTATTACTGAAAAGGTTGTTAGGCTAGTAAACTCATTAACACTTTCTGCTAGAGCACCTTTTCCCACACCCAATATACCAAACAATATTAAAATAGCCCTATTTTTCATTTTTCCACACTCCTTAAAGAGTAATTTTAGATTAGTGGGCAATTTAGTGCTCCATTGAGGGTTTACCTACACGTATGAGCCTCAGTGTTGAATCCCCTTCTATAGATATATTAACCTTATCCCCTCTTGAGAGGCATGGCACATCAATAGGGTGGGTGTAACGTACTTTCAGAATTTCTCCCCCAATATCAATTATCGCAGTGCATGTAAGAGTCGTATACTCTTTATCAGGTATACAATCAGTGTCAGCAAGAACTATGGCATTTTGAACCTCGACAGGCCTACCTTCAACAATGTATCCAGAAAAAATATATTGGCCCTTAGAAACCAAGCCGTAGTATGAGATGGACAGAACTAGTACTACTGAAATTAAAATCCCAAAAAGGCCCTTTCTCATGATCTTTCCTCCTAAAAAAGGTTACAAAAATATAAAAATGCTAATCAATTCACTCATCTTCTGAATCTTCCTCTATACCCATAAACCTTTCACAGTATTCATGCATCTCTTTCCAGTCTTCACTCATGTACTCCTCCATCTCTTCTTCCATTTCCTCGTGCATTTCAGCAAAGTTGCCTGTCTCCATGTATTCCTCCATCTCCTCATGTTCATCCATCATGCCATGTCCCATCATTCCACCATGCATAGGACCCATCATTGGTCCAAATTTATTCCAAAAACCGTCCCTTTCATCCTCATCAAATGCTCCTGAATGAGCTAAACCATAAGGAAGTGCTATGAGCGCTCCAATTATAAACCCGATTAATATTGACTTCCATTCCATTTCTACATCACCTTTTTTATATCCTCACACTCAGATAAGATGGCGATGGATAATAGGCTTATTATTTGCATTATGAGAATTAACCATAGTAAAGTTTACCAAATCGAAGGAATAAACTTAATTGAAAGTTTTCATAACTCTAAACTGTGAAGAAAATGGATACTCCAGCAAAAAAATATGATCGGTTTTCA
Protein-coding regions in this window:
- a CDS encoding heavy metal translocating P-type ATPase, with amino-acid sequence MDVNIKITGMSCASCAKTIEVALRELEGIKDVKVNLATESAYVKFDESMVNITQIIRAIESVGYGVVREKRDAVIKIGGMTCASCVKTIEVALKELPGVLDVKVNLATEKATVSYDPTLVDMEDIQKTIEEFGYQFLGVEGEESVDIEKEARDRHLKDMKKKLIVAWTFGGIITLMTYRWLLGFDFEIPYMLWIQFALATPVIAYSGKEMFLKAVRSLRHKTLNMDVMYSMGVGSAYIASVLATLGILPREYNFYEASVLLLAFLLLGRYLEHVAKGRTSEAIKKLMGLQAKKATVIRDGKEIEIPVSQVKVGDIVIVKPGEKIPVDGIVLEGESYVDESMITGEPIPNLKKKDDEVIGGTINRNSVLKIEAKRVGGDTVLAQIIKLVEEAQNTRPPIQRIADRIVTYFIPVVLTIGLISFAYWGFIAKQPLIFAFTTLISVLVIACPCAFGLATPTALTVGMGKGAEMGILIKNGEVLEIARKATVVLFDKTGTLTKGKPEVTDIVTFGIDEKELLELVASAEKRSEHPLGEAIVRKAQELGLELEEPEQFEAITGKGVKAKVHGREVLAGNRKLFRENGYSIERIEKTLHKLEDEAKTAIIIAIDDEIVGIIGIADTIKEHAKEAIEELHKMGKKVGMITGDNKRTANAIAKQLNIDYILAEVLPQDKANEVKKLQEKGEVVIFVGDGINDAPALAQADIGIAVSSGTDIAMESGEIVLMKNDIRDVVKAIKLSQKTLSKIKQNFFWAMIYNLVLIPIAAGLGYILLGIQFQPEWAAGAMSLSSVSVVSNSLLLKRTRI
- a CDS encoding thioredoxin family protein yields the protein MIKEFDGDFEVIKRAKYTLLWFSSPGCPPCKMIEPFMHELSEKYKEVEFWEVDIEKYPRVAQTFEILNVPTLVYLKKGGEVDRQNLVRRKEEVEERLKKLLKV
- a CDS encoding iron ABC transporter substrate-binding protein, which gives rise to MKKIPLLLGMLLILLISGCINSSQSSITSSTSTSTQYITVTDLLGRNVEVPSEVTKVVATGPGALRLVVYLNATDKVVGVEEFEKRYSYGRPYIMAHPELKNLPIIGPGGPGKLPDLEALINLKPDVIFITYVDSKTADEIQEKTGIPVIVLSYGQLTTFEDEELFRSIELAGKILGNEKRAEDVLNFIRSIQEDLIKRTENTKSPSVYIGGIGYKGAHGIESTEAKYPPFVVLHANNVAEELGEGHKFIDKEKLLEWNPEYLFLDEGGLSLVLDDYNKNPEFYNSLTAVKEGNIYGILPYNFYTTNIGTALADTYFIGKILYPERFRDVDPVERADEIYTFLVGKPVYKEMATQFGGFGRIELANGTVEYSLPTSP
- a CDS encoding FmdE family protein; this encodes MALGDTVFMINQLIKEGKVEEILEYARQFHGHVCPYLALGIRASLIAMEELGVRRVDHSESVDESILAIVEINSCFTDGVQVTTGCTLGNNSLIYWDLGKTALTLVKRSTWEGVRVYADAEKLRKHYPSGAVELFTKVVRERKGTPEERKRLWELWEEAARAMLKLPKDEFKIEKVRVPPVEQAPIFESVRCAKCNELVMSTRAVSFDSEQVCLRCAGERYYAVIGRGIVEVNSFRR
- a CDS encoding VIT1/CCC1 transporter family protein, with the protein product MEEMLKEASNFYEDEYSDSVLYAFLSRGEKDPKLKEEFLRLSQIESSHAKFWYDFLVRRKIVPKKVKISKFKLFYVKFLRKLLGPGTMVSLLEMGENSAIQKYFKFLTKYKLNDEEKKIVSSIILDELEHERFFYESKKRFHVEHVRDFVLGMNDGLVELLGAVTGLSAVYLYNPKIVGISGLIVGVAGALSMGIGAFISVRSQRQVNESVRQRLEVLFKVSPERAKEELMTKLLESGMPKNIATEVAEKLSSNENAIINLLVQGGEENEIRSAIYTGLAYLTGVAFPVVPYFLASSSLIALPFSILLAGTALALVATAISILSGISIRKKIGEMVTTGLGAAFLSYLFGRLMESIFHISTL
- a CDS encoding FecCD family ABC transporter permease, with amino-acid sequence MNYEHYIARKVLVGIFLSFLLVFVSLYSIARGGYRLSLEEVFNALVGVGSESAHLVIWNIRLPRVIAGIIVGASLAIAGAVMQGFLRNPLATPFTMGVSHGAMFGASFAILLGAGYAESSGRIILDNPYTVVLFAFFGAISATIVILALAKLKGLSPEAIILAGVAMSSLFIALTTLVQYFANELQLAAMVYWSFGDLGRATWQEDMILLAVFIPVLTYFIIKRWDLNASAIGDDVAKSVGVDVERVRLISTFLAAMITAVSVAFVGVIGFVGLIAPHAIRLLVGGDYRFLIPLSALAGGLLLLVADTVARLVFSPMTLPVGVVTSFLGAPMFIYLLIRMEGRR
- a CDS encoding ABC transporter ATP-binding protein encodes the protein MKAVKVKGLYFTYNGSDVLKGITLEVEEGEFVAILGPNGAGKSTLLKCIAGLLQCSGVEVLERSIQEYSRDELAKLLAYVPQRIIPGFMTVFDMVLLGRRPYMGLRPSRRDIEVVTSTLKKLDISHLALKHSNRLSGGELQKVSIARALAQEPKILLMDEPTNNLDLKSQLDVMEIAKNFVSSGGTSIIVMHDVNLALRFAERFIFMKNGEIVADGGKEILKPRLFEEVYGVKVVIHEVSGVPVVIPLHKHSLP
- a CDS encoding NifB/NifX family molybdenum-iron cluster-binding protein, with protein sequence MRIAIPAEDDKGLESNVSRHFGRAKYFVFVDLENGKIKNTEVVEVPFDKHGPGDLPNFIKENDSKVILAYGMGRRAIEYFNNLGIEVITGAHGKIKDIVEAFIHQVLEIDPYWKKKIEEDKKREGHHEHSCHT